The following coding sequences lie in one bacterium genomic window:
- a CDS encoding DinB family protein, with protein sequence MSANAQVMVLKQSLQFFSRTCSVFREEDARYAPTPGQFSVAQHVAHVAQTIDWFVEGAFRPAGFDLDFAAHQAAVRRVESLPEAFAWLARSVDAAAADLAARSDADMAAPIAAGPVMGGLPRIAIVGAMAEHMAHHRGALSVYARLLGYAPPMPYADA encoded by the coding sequence ATGTCCGCCAACGCTCAAGTCATGGTGCTCAAGCAGTCACTGCAGTTCTTCAGCCGCACCTGCAGCGTGTTCCGCGAAGAGGACGCCCGCTACGCACCCACGCCGGGCCAGTTCTCGGTTGCCCAGCATGTGGCCCACGTGGCGCAGACCATAGACTGGTTCGTCGAGGGTGCCTTCCGGCCCGCCGGCTTCGACCTGGACTTCGCCGCGCACCAGGCCGCCGTACGGCGCGTGGAGTCGCTGCCGGAAGCCTTCGCCTGGCTGGCCCGCTCCGTCGATGCAGCCGCGGCCGACCTGGCCGCCCGCAGCGATGCCGACATGGCAGCCCCGATCGCGGCCGGTCCGGTGATGGGCGGCCTGCCGCGCATCGCCATCGTCGGCGCGATGGCCGAGCACATGGCGCACCACCGCGGCGCGCTCTCGGTCTATGCCCGGCTGCTCGGCTACGCACCGCCGATGCCCTACGCCGACGCCTGA
- a CDS encoding DUF4920 domain-containing protein: MRILISLLTAILVTAAGVALAGDGGKTYGKGVAGADTVRVSDLLAHPDAWVGKTIRVQGKAVGVCEHRGCWINLASDVEGQTVRVKVKDGEIVFPPEILGDTVIAEGVWTANQLDMETTKKVCEANAKKEGREFKADEVTACMTLYQLSGTGAVAAKN, from the coding sequence ATGCGTATCCTCATTTCGCTGCTGACCGCGATCCTGGTCACGGCTGCGGGCGTTGCCCTGGCCGGCGACGGCGGCAAGACCTACGGCAAGGGTGTGGCGGGTGCCGACACGGTGCGCGTCAGTGACCTGCTGGCCCATCCCGATGCCTGGGTGGGCAAGACCATCCGCGTGCAGGGCAAGGCCGTGGGCGTCTGCGAGCATCGCGGCTGCTGGATCAACCTGGCCTCGGACGTCGAGGGCCAGACGGTGCGCGTGAAGGTGAAGGACGGCGAGATCGTGTTCCCGCCCGAGATCCTGGGCGACACGGTGATTGCCGAGGGCGTGTGGACGGCGAACCAGCTCGACATGGAGACCACGAAGAAGGTCTGCGAGGCCAACGCCAAGAAGGAAGGCCGCGAGTTCAAGGCTGACGAGGTCACAGCGTGCATGACGCTGTACCAGCTCAGCGGCACCGGCGCCGTCGCCGCGAAGAACTGA
- a CDS encoding esterase family protein, whose translation MRVELQAPDWATHLLSDFTDWQRAPLAVAGLRPFDLPEDAYFEYAWQDAAGQRREDPANTSPRLNPWWPYACHVAGPGFAVESDFAATAGTAPRGRTLRLQVESALLGQSRPALVYTPAGFADHALPLLLFQDGKAYYGWGRVPQVLDRLLERGEIGPAHCVFVPPRERTAEYFFNERYRAFLTGELLPAVAARVGLDGRQMAWGASLGGLLSAQLAWESAGGFEAVIAQSGAFLFSPDMVRGNPFAGREAFHDIVVNSPPQNVRWRLECGAFEWLLPSHRRLAAALAATGHTVEAVERAAGHNWVNWGQGIAAGLRFALGVSRDGAPGGEQAANGS comes from the coding sequence ATGCGCGTCGAACTGCAGGCTCCCGACTGGGCCACCCACCTGCTGAGCGATTTCACCGACTGGCAGCGCGCGCCGCTGGCGGTGGCCGGGTTGCGTCCGTTCGACCTCCCGGAAGATGCCTATTTCGAGTACGCCTGGCAGGATGCCGCCGGCCAGCGCCGTGAAGACCCCGCGAACACCAGCCCCCGCCTGAACCCCTGGTGGCCCTACGCCTGCCATGTGGCCGGGCCCGGTTTCGCGGTCGAGAGCGACTTCGCGGCGACGGCCGGCACGGCGCCGCGCGGCCGCACGCTGCGCCTGCAGGTGGAATCGGCGCTCCTGGGCCAGTCGCGCCCGGCCCTGGTCTACACTCCGGCGGGATTTGCCGACCACGCGTTGCCGCTGCTGCTGTTCCAGGACGGCAAGGCCTACTACGGCTGGGGCCGCGTGCCGCAGGTGCTCGACCGCCTGCTCGAGCGCGGGGAGATCGGCCCGGCGCACTGCGTGTTCGTGCCGCCGCGCGAGCGGACAGCCGAGTATTTCTTCAACGAGCGGTATCGCGCCTTCCTGACCGGCGAACTGTTGCCCGCTGTCGCCGCCCGGGTCGGGCTGGACGGCCGCCAGATGGCCTGGGGGGCCAGCCTCGGCGGGTTGCTCAGCGCGCAGCTCGCCTGGGAGTCGGCCGGCGGGTTCGAGGCGGTCATCGCCCAGTCCGGGGCGTTCCTGTTTTCACCGGACATGGTCCGGGGGAATCCGTTCGCGGGGCGCGAAGCCTTCCATGATATTGTAGTAAATTCACCACCACAAAACGTGCGCTGGCGCCTCGAATGCGGCGCCTTCGAGTGGCTGTTGCCGAGCCACCGGCGCCTGGCCGCCGCCCTGGCGGCCACCGGGCACACCGTCGAGGCGGTGGAGAGGGCCGCCGGGCACAACTGGGTGAACTGGGGGCAGGGCATCGCGGCCGGGCTGCGCTTCGCGCTGGGGGTGTCCCGCGACGGCGCACCGGGCGGCGAACAGGCCGCGAACGGGTCTTGA